From Parasteatoda tepidariorum isolate YZ-2023 chromosome 1, CAS_Ptep_4.0, whole genome shotgun sequence, one genomic window encodes:
- the LOC107443739 gene encoding sodium/potassium/calcium exchanger 5, whose protein sequence is MSSTRLKLRNFRFTYLLPCFFIFSSVLFLISYHLNTHHQKGKDRQQNRKLLELVSEEEITCIESGIHSFPEDFFTQEQRQKGGVIIHVLITLYVCAMIAKVCDIYFIPSLEIVSDKLKLPPDVAGATFMAIGASSPELFSSILGSFVTEGDIGVGAVIGSAVFNILGITGVAGIYLWNDVLDVDWYPIARDCICYGITVICLTWIISDSKVIWWEAVILLGLFVLYIILMYFNEKVEKCSKNLVQESKCCICYNNQESSPLLTKRSSLSESKSAIKSDATAYVTTSIDNTDVKKTPTQIEKGAIETYGDKSVELEEQEPLCSPPHTTCSFIWWLFMLPASVLLFLTIPNPTNHKFKKLYPITFLISVAWLGALSYLAVWMVTIIGYTLLIPDSVSGLTLLAVGASVPDLVSSVLVAKSGEGNMAISNLVGSNTFDISICLGIPWLIKALMSEGGYLRIQSVALAYATATLFVTLLIFYLVFKLSKWRLNRRVGYICLLIYAVFVLLACLFEFNVFGDINLPTCYP, encoded by the exons atgaGTAGCACACGATTGaaacttagaaattttagaTTCACGTATTTATTGCcatgttttttcattttctcatctgttctgtttttaatatcatatcATTTAAATACACATCACCAGAAGGGAAAAGATCGACAGCAAA ATAGAAAGCTTTTGGAGCTTGTGAGTGAGGAGGAAATAACGTGCATTGAGTCAGGAATACATTCTTTTCCGGAAGATTTCTTTACACAGGAACAAAGGCAGAAGGGAGGTGTAATAATTCATGTCTTAATCACGCTATACGTATGCGCCATGATTGCCAAAGTGTGCGACATATATTTCATACCGTCTTTGGAGATTGTATCTGACA AACTGAAATTACCTCCGGACGTTGCGGGAGCAACTTTTATGGCAATAGGCGCTTCTTCACCAGAATTGTTTTCCTCTATTTTGG gatCTTTTGTGACAGAAGGCGATATAGGCGTGGGAGCTGTGATTGGTTCAGCAGTCTTTAATATTCTTGGCATCACTGGAGTTGCAGGAATTTATCTATGGAATGAT GTTCTTGATGTAGATTGGTATCCGATAGCAAGAGATTGTATTTGTTATGGTATCACGGTTATATGCCTGACGTGGATCATTTCTGACAGCAAAGTTATTTG gTGGGAAGCTGTTATTCTACTTGGCCTTTTTGTACTTTATATAATCCTTATGtactttaatgaaaaagtagaaaaatgctCCAAGAACCtg GTCCAGGAGAGTAAATGCTGCATCTGTTATAACAATCAAGAAAGTTCACCCTTACTGACAAAAAGATCTTCATTGTCAGAATCAAAATCAGCCATAAAATCCGATGCAACAGCGTACGTTACAACAAGTATCGATAACACCGACGTTAAAAAAACCCCAACTCAAATAGAAAAGGGTGCAATTGAAACATATG GTGACAAATCAGTAGAGCTGGAAGAACAAGAACCTTTGTGTTCGCCACCTCATACAACTTGTAGTTTTATTTGGTGGCTGTTTATGTTGCCAGCATCTGTACTATTGTTCTTGACAATCCCAAACCCTACAAAtcacaaattcaaaaaactatatCCAATTACATTCCTGATATCTGTGGCATGGTTAGGAGCTTTGTCGTATTTAGCTGTATGGATGGTAACAATTATTG gCTATACTCTCTTGATACCAGATTCTGTTTCCGGACTCACTCTTTTAGCAGTTGGCGCCAGTGTTCCAGACCTTGTTTCCAGTGTCCTCGTAGCAAAAAGTG gTGAAGGGAACATGGCCATCAGCAACCTGGTCGGCAGCAATACTTTCGACATCTCAATATGTTTGGGAATACCTTGGCTGATTAAGGCACTGATGTCTGAAGGTGGCTATTTACGAATACAGAGTGTTGCACTGGCTTATGCAACAGCAACATTATTTGTaactcttttaatattttatttggtttttaagcTTTCAAAATGGCGACTGAACCGCAGGGTAGGATACATTTGCTTGTTAATTTATGCAGTATTTGTACTATTAGCttgtttgtttgaatttaatgtttttggTGATATTAATTTACCTACTTGTTATCcctaa